The following are from one region of the Pleurodeles waltl isolate 20211129_DDA chromosome 4_1, aPleWal1.hap1.20221129, whole genome shotgun sequence genome:
- the GPR19 gene encoding probable G-protein coupled receptor 19: MSGLCSKQRCTDRCSSPAASPFTRPSFHSRAQKAKENIMVFALRMDNSHPSFVVPTLLPLHNSNPSEHPMLLESPDMTSQYREISRHGANSTSSQEQQQVLMPGEIVAASLVFGALWLLSVFGNALVCLVIHRSRRTQSTTNYFVVSLACADLLLSIGSTPFVLLQFTSGRWALGGVMCKLVRYLQYLAPGVQIYVLLSICVDRFYTIVYPLSFKVSREKAKKMIVASWVFDAAFVSPAFFFYNSDLGSHCNYFLPNSWDGAIYGVVHLLLGYLLPCVFIVLFYQKVIKYIWRIGTDGRTVRRTMNIVPRTKVKTIKMFLMLNAVFLLTWLPFYMVQLWHPNEADNRKSSMVFMAITWISFSSSASKPTLYSIYNANFRKGMKETFCMSSMKCYRSNAYTITTSSRVAKKNYVGISEIPAPAKTITKDSIYDSFDREAKEKKLAWPINSNPPNTFV; encoded by the exons ATGAGTGGACTCTGCAGCAAACAGAGATGTACAGACCGGTGCTCCAGTCCCGCGGCTAGTCCCTTTACTAGGCCCTCTTTTCACTCGAG AGCTCAGAAGGCTAAAGAGAACATCATGGTCTTTGCCCTCCGAATGGACAACAGTCATCCATCCTTTGTTGTCCCAACTCTCCTACCACTGCACAACAGCAACCCGTCCGAACACCCAATGCTTCTGGAGAGCCCTGATATGACAAGCCAATACCGAGAGATCAGCAGGCATGGTGCCAACAGCACATCCTCACAGGAGCAGCAGCAAGTACTTATGCCTGGGGAAATAGTTGCAGCTAGCctggtttttggtgccctttggctgctctctgtctttgggaatgcactggtttgcttggtcATTCACAGGAGTCGAAGGACCCAATCCACAACCAATTATTTTGTTGTTTCCTTGGCTTGTGCTGACCTGCTTCTTAGTATAGGCAGCACCCCCTTTGTGCTGCTCCAGTTCACTTCGGGTCGATGGGCGCTTGGTGGGGTCATGTGCAAACTGGTAAGGTATTTACAGTATCTGGCTCCAGGAGTCCAGATATATGTTTTGCTCTCAATCTGTGTGGATCGTTTCTACACCATTGTCTACCCTTTGAGTTTCAAGGTGTCCCGCGAGAAAGCCAAGAAAATGATTGTAGCCTCCTGGGTATTTGATGCAGCATTTGTTTCGCCTGCCTTCTTCTTCTACAACTCTGATCTAGGTAGTCATTGCAACTACTTCTTACCAAACTCTTGGGATGGTGCCATCTACGGTGTGGTTCACCTCTTGCTGGGGTACCTCCTCCCATGTGTCTTCATTGTCCTCTTTTATCAGAAGGTCATCAAGTACATTTGGAGGATTGGCACAGATGGGCGGACTGTGAGGCGGACTATGAACATCGTCCCTAGGACCAAAGTAAAAACTATCAAGATGTTCCTGATGTTGAATGCTGTATTTCTGCTGacttggctgccattttacatggttCAGCTCTGGCATCCCAACGAAGCGGACAACAGAAAGAGCTCTATGGTGTTTATGGCCATCACCTGgatctccttcagctcttctgcctCAAAGCCCACCTTGTACTCTATCTACAATGCCAACTTCAGGAAGGGGATGAAGGAAACCTTCTGCATGTCATCCATGAAGTGCTACCGCAGTAATGcctacaccatcaccaccagctccAGGGTGGCTAAAAAAAACTATGTTGGCATTTCTGAAATCCCCGCCCCTGCTAAAACAATCACCAAAGATTCCATCTATGACTCGTTCGACAGGGAAGCAAAGGAGAAAAAGCTTGCCTGGCCAATAAACTCAAACCCGCCAAATACGTTTGTGTAA